From one Synechocystis sp. PCC 6803 substr. PCC-P genomic stretch:
- a CDS encoding carbohydrate kinase, with the protein MAEVVCFGEMLFDCLADQLGVPLEQVKSWTNYAGGAPANVACALVKQGVSAAFVGRLGADQAGQELKNVLQQCQVNTDGLQIDPHRPTRLVYVTRTGDGDRHFAGFGEYHTGDFADTAMQGETIPESLFTSAQYLVMGTIALAYAPSRTATERLVALAKKHQVKIFLDVNWRSVFWDDEAQAKERIPALITHAQILKCTDEEAVWLFGHQDPVTIHQKLPHLQGVLVTAGDKGCSYSLGKNHGEVPAFKVNVRDTTGAGDSFVAGFLAQALTHGENLFIDPHLSCQAVTYASAIGALTTLHPGAIAR; encoded by the coding sequence ATGGCTGAGGTTGTCTGTTTTGGAGAAATGCTCTTCGACTGTTTGGCAGACCAGTTGGGAGTCCCCTTGGAACAAGTTAAATCCTGGACTAACTACGCCGGTGGTGCCCCTGCCAATGTGGCCTGTGCCCTAGTCAAACAAGGTGTTAGCGCCGCTTTTGTTGGTCGTTTGGGGGCAGACCAGGCCGGACAAGAACTTAAAAATGTTCTACAGCAATGTCAAGTTAATACCGATGGGCTCCAAATCGATCCCCACCGGCCCACCCGTTTGGTTTATGTGACCCGGACAGGGGACGGCGATCGCCATTTTGCTGGGTTTGGGGAATATCACACCGGGGATTTTGCCGACACAGCGATGCAGGGAGAAACCATTCCCGAATCCCTATTCACCTCAGCTCAATATTTGGTGATGGGCACCATTGCCCTGGCCTATGCCCCCAGTCGCACTGCCACGGAGCGGTTAGTGGCATTGGCGAAAAAGCACCAGGTAAAAATATTTTTAGATGTCAACTGGCGATCGGTTTTTTGGGACGATGAAGCACAGGCAAAGGAAAGAATTCCCGCCCTGATTACCCATGCCCAAATTTTAAAATGTACCGACGAGGAAGCAGTGTGGCTGTTTGGTCACCAAGATCCGGTCACCATCCACCAGAAACTACCCCACCTCCAGGGAGTATTGGTCACCGCCGGGGACAAGGGTTGTTCCTACTCCTTAGGCAAAAACCATGGGGAAGTCCCTGCTTTTAAAGTTAATGTGCGGGATACTACCGGGGCTGGGGACAGTTTTGTGGCCGGATTTTTGGCCCAGGCCCTGACCCACGGAGAGAATTTATTCATAGACCCTCATCTCAGTTGCCAGGCAGTGACCTATGCCAGTGCCATAGGAGCCTTGACCACTCTCCACCCAGGGGCGATCGCCAGATAG
- a CDS encoding cytochrome b, translating into MVNLERGQFLRSELYDFHKSIGILTMALLTWRIFTLLQVWWRKYTKRPPKLSLAWWRTFTLHLSLYVFMGVIPISGFLLSNSFKANNVRFFSITLPDIFPQNEAMVEIGRNAHFWLAYTFLIFIFIHMLTYWKVIRANWRRWVNFIGKFQQQT; encoded by the coding sequence ATGGTTAACTTAGAAAGGGGACAATTTTTACGCAGTGAACTATACGACTTCCACAAATCCATCGGTATATTAACCATGGCATTATTAACCTGGCGAATTTTCACCCTCTTACAGGTTTGGTGGCGTAAATATACTAAACGTCCCCCAAAGTTATCTCTGGCTTGGTGGCGCACCTTTACTCTCCACCTGAGCCTATATGTATTTATGGGAGTGATCCCAATTTCTGGCTTTTTACTCTCAAATTCCTTTAAAGCTAATAATGTCAGATTTTTCTCCATCACATTGCCCGATATTTTTCCCCAAAACGAAGCCATGGTAGAAATTGGCCGTAATGCCCATTTTTGGTTAGCTTATACTTTTCTAATTTTTATCTTTATACATATGCTAACTTACTGGAAAGTAATCAGGGCTAATTGGCGACGGTGGGTCAACTTTATCGGTAAATTTCAACAGCAGACCTAA
- a CDS encoding pentapeptide repeat-containing protein yields the protein MPNELSNLPPVLGSEETIAPRRSLPQWVFQESVEPAMPWLLVVTVVGIGLGLIFQSSWLGFTSAVLALMFSLQVILPTIKSWVQHYLTVQERRSLLGGLGFVLAIGALAHYLGVYSSLKYWLNQFKYDEFGSWAEWVGALGQIMIAVLAVYVAWQQYVISKDLTIQQNRITQQQTVDAYFQGISDLALSDEGMLEDWPQERAFAEGRTAAILASVDSGGKAKILRFLSQSRLLTPLKRDYYLGRPIFDGMGGYQEDRIHGLRVINLGVMLVAADLVGQDLRWVDLSEIYLIRANLSQADLVKANLSRTVLYEANLDGADLKGTRLFYGTWDQASPRSRNHIPNYETGEYTGAVVENANFSKTKNMSEEQRCYCCAWGGTLTRKTIPGGCEGIENRLDR from the coding sequence ATGCCCAATGAGTTGTCCAATTTACCTCCAGTCCTAGGATCGGAGGAAACCATTGCACCCCGTCGTTCCTTGCCCCAATGGGTATTTCAAGAGTCCGTTGAACCGGCCATGCCCTGGTTACTAGTGGTTACGGTGGTGGGCATCGGGCTGGGGCTAATTTTCCAGTCCTCTTGGTTGGGATTTACTTCGGCGGTGTTGGCCCTGATGTTTTCCCTCCAGGTCATTCTCCCCACCATCAAATCCTGGGTACAGCATTACCTCACTGTTCAGGAGCGCCGTTCCCTGCTCGGGGGTTTAGGTTTTGTCCTGGCGATCGGTGCCCTAGCCCACTATCTAGGTGTCTACAGTTCCCTCAAATATTGGCTCAATCAGTTTAAATACGACGAATTTGGTTCCTGGGCGGAATGGGTGGGAGCCCTAGGGCAAATTATGATTGCTGTTCTAGCTGTGTACGTGGCTTGGCAACAATATGTCATTTCCAAGGATTTGACCATTCAGCAAAATCGTATTACCCAGCAACAAACCGTTGACGCCTATTTCCAGGGCATCTCAGACCTAGCTTTAAGTGATGAAGGCATGTTGGAGGATTGGCCCCAGGAACGGGCCTTTGCCGAAGGTAGAACAGCAGCAATCCTCGCCAGCGTCGATTCCGGTGGTAAAGCAAAAATTCTCCGCTTTCTTTCCCAATCCCGCTTACTCACTCCCCTAAAGCGGGACTATTACCTCGGTCGCCCTATTTTTGACGGCATGGGGGGCTACCAAGAGGACCGCATTCACGGCCTGAGGGTAATCAATCTGGGGGTGATGCTAGTGGCGGCGGATTTAGTCGGCCAGGATCTGCGCTGGGTGGATCTGAGCGAGATTTACCTCATCCGGGCAAACCTCAGCCAAGCGGATTTGGTCAAAGCTAATCTATCCAGGACAGTGCTATACGAGGCTAATCTTGATGGGGCTGACCTCAAGGGAACTAGGCTATTCTACGGCACCTGGGACCAGGCTAGTCCCCGCAGCCGCAACCATATTCCCAACTACGAAACCGGCGAATATACGGGCGCAGTGGTGGAAAATGCCAATTTTAGTAAGACTAAGAACATGAGTGAGGAGCAGAGGTGCTATTGCTGTGCCTGGGGAGGAACGTTAACCAGAAAAACTATCCCCGGCGGCTGTGAAGGAATCGAAAATCGTCTTGATCGATGA